One genomic segment of Phoenix dactylifera cultivar Barhee BC4 unplaced genomic scaffold, palm_55x_up_171113_PBpolish2nd_filt_p 001705F, whole genome shotgun sequence includes these proteins:
- the LOC103695669 gene encoding galactoside 2-alpha-L-fucosyltransferase-like translates to MDPRRIRRQQPSPANLHDSEISEGVYRAESEEKPSSVFQRPAIILSTFILILLPFILVLSNRSPSLETLCKAGRVVETAGYEAKAKQGSENGSLASSNITEGNFLQKNITKDILLGGLLVPGFDQGSCLSRYQSVLYRKESPHLPSPHLLERLRKQEALQKKCGPGTQLYKKAIEQLKSGNSTQTLECNYLVVLSYSGLGNKMLTLASAFIYAILTNRVLLIDRGAHIADLFCEPFPNTTWLLPWDFPIDHFSSIYKDDPRSYGKMLKDKVIGNEVNGATNGSLPPYVYLHLSHDYGDFDKLFYCEDDQRLLQKIPWLLLRSNQYFVPSLFLIPAYEEELNRLFPEKETAFHHLGRYLFHPTNSVWGMIVRSYQAYLAKADEIVGIQVRVFERGKTPFQHVLDQILACSLEEKVLPNVSLHEPVVSGTDSKSKVVLVTSLDSAYFEKIRSMYWEHSTATGEVIGVYQPSHEGFEQTGKEMHEMKAWAEIYLLSLTDMLVSSSWSTFGYVARGLGGLKPWIVSFKTADQMTNPPCRRAMSMDPCFHFPPFLDCKAKSYVDQGALVPYLKHCEDSGGLKLVDPVEQ, encoded by the exons ATGGACCCAAGGCGGATCCGAAGACAGCAGCCATCTCCAGCCAACCTCCATGATTCGGAGATCAGCGAGGGGGTTTATCGAGCCGAGTCGGAGGAGAAGCCCAGTTCGGTCTTTCAGAGGCCAGCGATCATCCTGTCTACCTTCATTCTGATTCTCCTGCCGTTCATTCTCGTCCTCTCCAATCGAAGCCCGTCATTGGAAACGCTCTGTAAAGCTGGAAGAGTCGTAGAAACGGCAGGCTATGAAGCAAAGGCGAAGCAAG GTTCAGAAAATGGTTCCCTTGCCTCCTCTAACATCACCGAGGGCAATTTTCTCCAGAAAAATATCACTAAAGATATTCTTCTTGGAGGCCTACTGGTTCCTGGGTTTGATCAAGGATCCTGTCTTAGCAGGTACCAGTCTGTATTGTATCGCAAAGAATCTCCCCACCTACCTTCTCCTCATCTATTAGAAAGATTGAGAAAACAAGAAGCTCTCCAGAAAAAATGTGGCCCAGGCACCCAATTGTACAAAAAAGCCATCGAACAGCTGAAGTCTGGTAATAGCACTCAGACCTTGGAGTGCAATTACCTGGTAGTGCTGTCATACAGTGGCTTAGGGAACAAGATGTTGACTCTTGCTTCGGCATTTATATATGCCATTCTCACAAACAGGGTCCTACTTATAGACAGAGGCGCCCACATTGCTGACCTCTTTTGCGAACCATTTCCTAATACGACATGGCTTCTACCTTGGGATTTCCCTATTGACCATTTTAGCAGCATATACAAAGACGATCCACGGAGTTACGGAAAAATGCTGAAAGATAAGGTTATCGGCAATGAAGTAAATGGTGCCACAAACGGGTCGCTGCCACCCTATGTCTATCTCCATCTGAGCCATGATTATGGTGACTTCGATAAGCTGTTCTACTGCGAGGATGATCAACGACTCCTTCAAAAGATACCATGGCTGCTGCTGAGATCGAACCAATACTTCGTTCCATCCCTCTTTCTGATCCCAGCATATGAAGAAGAACTTAATCGGCTGTTCCCCGAGAAAGAGACGGCTTTCCATCACCTGGGGCGTTATCTGTTCCACCCTACCAACTCGGTGTGGGGTATGATTGTCAGGTCTTATCAGGCATATCTAGCCAAGGCTGATGAAATAGTGGGCATTCAGGTCAGAGTCTTTGAACGGGGGAAAACTCCATTTCAGCATGTGTTGGATCAGATCCTAGCATGCTCTCTAGAGGAAAAGGTGCTACCAAATGTAAGTCTCCATGAGCCTGTGGTTTCAGGTACTGATTCCAAGTCAAAGGTTGTGCTTGTAACTTCTTTGGACTCTGCATACTTTGAGAAGATAAGGAGCATGTATTGGGAGCACTCAACTGCAACTGGTGAGGTCATTGGTGTCTATCAGCCAAGCCATGAAGGATTCGAGCAGACGGGGAAggagatgcatgagatgaaagcaTGGGCAGAGATTTATCTCTTGAGCTTGACTGATATGTTGGTCTCGAGCTCGTGGTCTACTTTCGGGTATGTGGCTCGAGGTCTTGGTGGTTTAAAGCCATGGATCGTCTCGTTTAAGACGGCAGACCAGATGACCAACCCTCCCTGTCGTCGAGCCATGTCcatggatccttgtttccatTTTCCTCCATTTCTCGATTGCAAGGCAAAATCGTATGTCGACCAAGGGGCTTTAGTCCCGTATTTGAAGCACTGTGAAGACTCGGGGGGCCTCAAGCTGGTTGATCCGGTCGAGCAGTAG